One window from the genome of Penaeus monodon isolate SGIC_2016 chromosome 4, NSTDA_Pmon_1, whole genome shotgun sequence encodes:
- the LOC119572621 gene encoding levansucrase-like: MYPLHPLHPPHPLHPPHPLHPPHSYTRHTRYTRYTHHTRYTRHTATPATPATPATPATPATPATPATPATPATPATPATPANPLHPLHPLHRTPYTRHTRYTAHRHSHRYTRHTRYRYTRHTRYLK; encoded by the coding sequence ATGTACCCGCTACACCCTCTACACCCGCCACACCCGCTACACCCGCCACACCCGCTACACCCGCCACACTCGTACACCCGCCACACCCGCTACACCCGCTACACCCACCACACCCGCTACACCCGCCACACCGCTACACCCGCTACACCCGCCACACCCGCTACACCCGCCACACCCGCTACACCCGCCACACCCGCTACACCCGCTACACCCGCCACACCCGCTACACCCGCCACACCCGCCAACCCGCTACACCCGCTACACCCGCTACACCGCACACCGTACACCCGCCACACCCGCTACACCGCACACCGCCACAGCCACCGCTACACCCGCCACACCCGCTACCGCTACAcccgccacacccgctacctgaaATAA